The genomic region GGGTTATGGGATGAGTTCTGTCCATTCATGATGGAAGATTATGTTTCCATGACTAACATAACTCCCACACTTGCTACCAACATACTCTTACGTGAGTTGAACATACTTTTGGTTCAATTTAACAAGAGTATAAACGAGTTTGATTTGCCCCAAATGACAAGAGGAAATGAATCAAGTTCAGGAATGACGGGATGTATTGAAGATGAAATATCCATATGTATTCCACAACAAGATCTTGATGCAATTGAACGCTTAAATGATGACCAAAAAAATGCGTTTAACATAATAATGGGTGCAGTTCAACGATCGGATAATGCAACTTTTTTTGTGGATGGTCCCGGTGGAACTAGAAAAACTTACTTATATCGCGCATTGTTAGCAAGCTTGAGAAGGTTGGGGCACATAGTATTAGCAACAGCATCATCTGGAATAGCAGCTACGATATTGCCTGGTGGGAGGACAGCACATTCTAAATTCAAGATACCACTTAGTCTCGATGCATCATCGATGTGTTCGATCGGTAAACAATCTGATTTAGCAAAGCTAATACAAAAGGCAAAGGCAATTATTTGGGATGAAGCAACAATGACGCATCGTCATGCATTTGAAGCACTCGATCGAACGTTCAGAGACTTAACAGATATTGACTTACCATTTGGGGGGAAGATAATGATATTTGGAGGAGATTTTCGACAAGTTCTTCCTGTTATCCGGAAAGGAACCAAGTCCGAACTAATCCAAGCAAGTGTTGTTAAGGCATCATTTTGGTCACAAGTaaagattttaaaattcaaacaaaacatgagatCCATAAATGATTGTGAATTTTCAGAATTTTTACTTCGTGTTGGTGATGAGAATGAAGATGTTATTATGGATGATATGGTAAAACTAcctgaatgcatggtgataccATGGGAGAGTGAGCATtccattaatcaattaattgccAAAATCTTCCCTGACTTAGAGGATCATATAAATGATGCAACCTACATGGTGGAAATGGCAGTGGTAACTCCTACAAATGAAGACGTTGATATATTGAATGAAAAGATAATCAATATGTTTCCGGGTTTAGAAGAGACAATGTATTCATTTGATTCAGTTGAGGATGACGCAAGGAATTTGTATCAGCCAGAGTTCTTGAATTCAATCTCACTTGGTGGTTTGCCTCCGCACAAGTTAACTCTGAAAAGAGGTGCTCCAATCATGCTTTTAAGAAATATTGATCCGAAATTGGGATTGTGTAATGGTACAAGATTATTGTGTCGTGGTTCTTACCGAAATCTTATTGATGCTGAAATTCTAACTGGACAATTTGCCGGATCCAGAGTTTTCTTACCAAGAATCCCTCTCAAAAGTACTGATACTGCTGGGCTTCCATTTGAACTTACAAGAAAGCAATTTCCAGTGAAACTAAGTTTCTCTATCACTATAAACAAATCTCAAGGTCAGACAATACCACATGTAGGCGTTTACCTTCCAGATCATGTCTTCAGCCATGGACAATTATATGTGGCTTTATCGAGGGGGGTCTCAAAGTCAACCACAACCGTGTTAGTAAAAAGTGGCTCCATAGTAGGCCAACAAGGT from Pyrus communis chromosome 9, drPyrComm1.1, whole genome shotgun sequence harbors:
- the LOC137744523 gene encoding ATP-dependent DNA helicase RRM3-like, whose product is MFTKAQGPDRVTVEVQSDPQYDEIKQFQDARWVCAPEALWKIFKFIINRIYPSVERMQIHLPNMHQVQFHADESITNILHDESTRKTMLTEFFTLNHVDAEARHYLYMEIPSHYRWIQAQRKWSKRKNRNKVIRRIYAVSPAEGEKFYLRILLNHVRGPTSFTNLRTVNGVLHPTFKQAAEQRDLLERDDSIRQCLLEASTIQMPSALRRLFVTILVYCAPIGVRGLWDEFCPFMMEDYVSMTNITPTLATNILLRELNILLVQFNKSINEFDLPQMTRGNESSSGMTGCIEDEISICIPQQDLDAIERLNDDQKNAFNIIMGAVQRSDNATFFVDGPGGTRKTYLYRALLASLRRLGHIVLATASSGIAATILPGGRTAHSKFKIPLSLDASSMCSIGKQSDLAKLIQKAKAIIWDEATMTHRHAFEALDRTFRDLTDIDLPFGGKIMIFGGDFRQVLPVIRKGTKSELIQASVVKASFWSQVKILKFKQNMRSINDCEFSEFLLRVGDENEDVIMDDMVKLPECMVIPWESEHSINQLIAKIFPDLEDHINDATYMVEMAVVTPTNEDVDILNEKIINMFPGLEETMYSFDSVEDDARNLYQPEFLNSISLGGLPPHKLTLKRGAPIMLLRNIDPKLGLCNGTRLLCRGSYRNLIDAEILTGQFAGSRVFLPRIPLKSTDTAGLPFELTRKQFPVKLSFSITINKSQGQTIPHVGVYLPDHVFSHGQLYVALSRGVSKSTTTVLVKSGSIVGQQGVFTRNVVYKEVLLHSS